The DNA sequence TTAAACAATTAGcatttatcaacacacacaaaagtaccgaaaattggtactgctgagtaccggtatcgattcgcACGTACCAGTAATTGTACTGTATCAGTTCAAATTTCAAAGGTACCcattgtatggatgttctcattcatccaggtcattcatctcacactattatgttagatccactatggactggactctcacactattatgttaaatccactatggtctggactctcacaatattatgttagatccactatggactggactctcacactattatgttagatccactatggactggactctcacactattatgttaaatccactatggactggactctcacaatattatgttagatccactatggactggactctcacactattatgttagatccactatggactggactctcacactattatgttagatccactatggactggactctcacaatagtatgttatatccactatggactggactctcacactattatgttatatccattatggactggactctcacactattttgttaaatccactacggactggactctcacaatattatgttagatccactatggactggactctcacaatagtatgttatatccactatggactggactctcacactattatgttagatccattatggactggactctcacactattatgctagatccactatggactgaactctcacaatattatgttagatccactatggactggactctcacactattatgttagatccactatggactggactctcacactattatgttagatccactatggactggactctcacactattatgttagatacactatggactggactctcacactattatgttagatacactatggactggactctcacactattatgttagatccactatggactggactctcacaatattatgttagatccactatggactggactctcaaactattatgttagatccactatggactggactctcacaatattacgtatgttagatccactatggactggactctcacactattatgttaggtccactatggactggactctcacactattatgttagatccactatggactggactctcacactattatgttagatccactatggactggactctcacactattatgttagatacactatggactggactctcacactattatgttagatccactatggactggactctcacaatagtatgctagatccacccgacgtccattgcaccggccgctccagggtttctcattgctatcccattgggttgagttttttcttgccctgatgtggatctgagccgaggatgtcgttgtggcttgtgcagccctttgagacactcgtgatttaaggatatataagtaaacattgattgattgattgattgattgattgtattttctccatttttttttttccgcctgCATTCACAGTCCATGTTCTTTGTTTGtcgcttgtagctttgatgtaagctacctagctacatggctctaaaagtagctgagctacaagaaaagctactcgttaaaaaagtagctaagctaccgcccaGCTGCGGGAAGATGTAGTTaatctacgtagcttagctacatgaagcttgttactgcccatcctAGGACTTAGCTTACATGGTCGAACCAAGAAGAGGGCGATATATCATACCTGCAGCTCATTGGAATGCGAGCGCCCAATCAGCCATTTCAAGTATGCTTCAACATTTGACACTAATTTTCTATTGTTTCTTCCATGTCAAGGTCCAAGGGTTGGACAAGAAAGTGGACTTCGCAGACCTGGGCCAGGTGGGCTCCGCGATGAAGACTCTTCCTTACAGCATGGCCGGAGGCACAGGTGGAGCACCACCAGGAGGAGCTGGTAAACCTCCGTACCAAACCCGAATCTTCTCTTCCTCCTTTGACCAGACACCCCTGAAATCCAAGCCGCCCGCCTACAGTTTCTTTAACCCTTACGACACGGCCCGTAACCAGTCCCTGCTGGTAGATCAGACGGGGTACCGCTCAAAGCGTAAGCCCTCTCTGAAGACTGCAATGAAGACTAAGAAGATCTTTGGCTGGGGGGATTTCTACTTCAACGTCAAGACCCTCAAGTTCAGCTTGTTAGTGACAGGGAAGATTGTGGACCACATCAACGGGACGTTCACCGTGTACTTCCGTCACAATTCGTCCAGTCTTGGGAACGTGTCAGTCAGTATTGTCCCTCCCACCAAAGTGGTGGAGTTCGAGGTCCTCCAGCAGCAGTTCTTGCACCCCCACAGCCAACAAGAGGTCCAGATCCAAGAGACCCAGCAATCCCCCGTCGACCCCAAAGAGGTGAAGACTTTTAACTGCCGGGTGGAGTACGAGAAAACCAACAGGTCCAAGAAGCCCAAACCCTGCCTGTACGACCCGTCCCAGACGTGCTTCACGGAGCACACCCAGTCGCACGCCGCCTGGCTCTGCGCTAAACCCTTCAAAGTCATCTGCATCTTCATCTCCTTCTTTAGCATCGATTACAAGTTGGTTCAGAAGGTGTGCCCGGACTACAACTTCCAAAGTGAGCACCCTTACTTGGGATAAAAAAGGCAAGAAGAAAGACTGATGGGAATGATAGTCATATTGATTACATATTGATGGAGCAGGGAACACTTTCTTGCCTCTAAGCTGCTGTGATTTCAAACAAGTATCATCAAAGTTTTGGATGCTTAGGATGAGGCTTGGTCCTTTTTCTCCTCCCTTCAACTTTCccttttttggagctctttgtgtAAATATTGATCTCAACCCTCAGCGCACTTATTGTTTTGATATATTGGTTTCTTAGTGTGCTTACCGTACTGACTTCAATTCAAGAAGGTATATTTTcccctagaaaaaaaaaaaaaaagtacgaaAAAGGCAGGTCGTCTTATATTCGGGGTCGGGAAAGCTACGGTATAATGTACATGCAAACCACCTGCCGTAACTTCTCTCCCAggcaagtcagagcttttcttcctgttattcacacacatgtacagtataatgCTGATTGGGGTATGATCAATGAAGCAAAGTAATCAAGCAACTATCTAGCAACAGAAGAAAATATGGAAATAATATATA is a window from the Entelurus aequoreus isolate RoL-2023_Sb linkage group LG26, RoL_Eaeq_v1.1, whole genome shotgun sequence genome containing:
- the LOC133643504 gene encoding neurexophilin-2 is translated as MKVLGWTTLVLCQWILRKVQGLDKKVDFADLGQVGSAMKTLPYSMAGGTGGAPPGGAGKPPYQTRIFSSSFDQTPLKSKPPAYSFFNPYDTARNQSLLVDQTGYRSKRKPSLKTAMKTKKIFGWGDFYFNVKTLKFSLLVTGKIVDHINGTFTVYFRHNSSSLGNVSVSIVPPTKVVEFEVLQQQFLHPHSQQEVQIQETQQSPVDPKEVKTFNCRVEYEKTNRSKKPKPCLYDPSQTCFTEHTQSHAAWLCAKPFKVICIFISFFSIDYKLVQKVCPDYNFQSEHPYLG